One region of Halodesulfovibrio sp. MK-HDV genomic DNA includes:
- a CDS encoding TetR/AcrR family transcriptional regulator — protein MTIKITRKQKAEQKTRHSILESGVSIIQTHGLENFTMHKVANQTGIAKGTLYLYFKNKNELLLSVAGHCFEPLSRNIRKVFASDINPLDKLEKYIHLSFTHIEQNKAVYYELQLTFITLIEKDINDKTSTYWEMINIFARTFEDGISKKLLRPMDANRTAIFFIDSIDGAMTRRIVSTVGNSAEDDAHELLNIYLHGLAL, from the coding sequence GTGACAATAAAGATAACACGTAAGCAAAAAGCAGAACAAAAAACCCGCCATTCAATTCTAGAAAGCGGAGTTTCGATAATTCAGACCCACGGTCTGGAAAATTTTACTATGCATAAAGTTGCTAATCAGACTGGAATAGCAAAAGGCACGCTGTATCTTTATTTCAAAAATAAAAATGAACTCTTACTTTCTGTTGCAGGGCATTGCTTTGAACCGTTGAGTCGCAATATTCGAAAAGTTTTCGCCAGCGACATTAATCCATTGGATAAGCTTGAAAAATATATTCATCTGTCTTTTACTCATATCGAACAAAATAAAGCTGTATATTACGAATTACAACTTACTTTTATTACTCTCATTGAGAAAGACATTAACGATAAAACTTCAACGTACTGGGAAATGATTAATATTTTTGCACGTACATTTGAAGATGGAATTTCTAAAAAATTATTACGCCCAATGGATGCCAATAGAACAGCTATCTTTTTTATTGATTCGATCGATGGAGCAATGACACGACGAATTGTTTCTACGGTTGGTAACTCTGCTGAAGATGACGCTCATGAGCTACTCAACATATATTTACACGGGCTTGCCTTATAG
- a CDS encoding response regulator transcription factor, translating to MKNSPNKPIRILIVDNHEIFRMGLREGLSTNDDITIVGEASNGEDALSQVKLVLPDVILMNIGMPVMDGIQTSLEMKKRNISSKIVILTHNTSGDAVFSAIKSGAMGYLLKDISLSDLAQNIRKVQSGEPAFTPSIALEALSIIASPGEHKHAEPHPLTPREVEILQLVAKGKGNKTIAEDLTVSEATVSTHMNNILTKLHLSNRVQATLYALRKGLSSLA from the coding sequence ATGAAAAACAGCCCGAACAAACCGATTCGTATTCTTATCGTTGATAATCACGAAATATTTCGGATGGGTTTACGCGAAGGCCTCTCTACAAATGATGATATTACCATCGTTGGAGAAGCTTCAAATGGCGAAGATGCGCTTTCTCAAGTAAAACTCGTTTTACCTGATGTCATTCTCATGAATATTGGAATGCCTGTCATGGATGGTATCCAGACAAGTTTAGAAATGAAAAAACGCAACATTTCCAGTAAAATTGTCATTCTTACGCATAATACTTCTGGAGACGCCGTATTTTCTGCTATCAAATCAGGTGCAATGGGATACTTACTCAAAGATATTTCATTATCGGACCTTGCGCAGAATATACGCAAAGTTCAAAGTGGAGAACCTGCATTTACACCATCAATTGCCCTCGAAGCTCTTTCAATTATCGCTTCACCGGGCGAGCATAAACATGCTGAGCCACATCCGCTCACCCCAAGAGAAGTAGAAATTCTCCAGCTCGTTGCGAAGGGTAAAGGCAATAAGACAATTGCCGAGGACCTCACAGTAAGTGAAGCGACAGTAAGTACGCACATGAATAATATTCTCACCAAATTACATCTTTCCAATAGAGTGCAAGCAACACTGTATGCCCTACGCAAGGGACTATCTTCCCTCGCATAG
- a CDS encoding AzlD domain-containing protein yields the protein MQYSQEVILMTIVGMMVVTYIPRLLPIALLSNKQFPAIVTQWLSYVPAAILSALLAPSLFIHEGNFSLSFDNMYLWSSLPVFIVAIRTKSFFGTIVTGMIVIAGWRYVLVM from the coding sequence ATGCAATATTCGCAAGAAGTAATTTTGATGACAATAGTCGGCATGATGGTCGTTACTTATATCCCTAGGTTACTACCGATTGCTCTTCTTTCTAATAAGCAATTTCCAGCCATTGTTACCCAATGGCTCAGTTATGTTCCGGCAGCAATTTTAAGTGCCCTACTCGCCCCGTCTTTGTTTATTCATGAAGGTAATTTTTCCCTTTCGTTTGACAACATGTACCTATGGTCCTCACTACCTGTATTCATTGTTGCCATCCGTACAAAAAGTTTCTTCGGAACTATCGTGACTGGAATGATTGTTATTGCCGGCTGGCGTTACGTTCTGGTTATGTAG